A genome region from Rhodothermia bacterium includes the following:
- a CDS encoding YdeI/OmpD-associated family protein encodes MNPDVDIYFEEGCGRCTLAATPDCKVHLWPRELALLRTIVLKCGLTEVRKWGVPCYTYNGNNVVLIGAFKDNCVLSFFKGSLLRDEAGLLQKAGEQSQIARVIRFTSLRQVQEQLDVLKAYLYEAIEVEKANLKVARKPIGEYEIPEELQAKFTLFPAFEDAFRALTPGRQRGYLIHFASAKQAQTRATRIDKYMPKIMQGKGMMD; translated from the coding sequence ATGAATCCTGACGTAGATATTTACTTTGAAGAAGGCTGTGGCCGATGCACTTTGGCCGCTACACCCGACTGCAAGGTGCATTTATGGCCTCGGGAATTGGCCTTACTGCGGACGATTGTTCTAAAGTGTGGCCTTACCGAGGTGCGAAAGTGGGGTGTCCCGTGTTATACCTACAATGGTAACAATGTTGTCCTCATCGGTGCTTTCAAAGATAATTGTGTACTGAGTTTTTTTAAAGGTTCTTTGCTACGCGACGAAGCAGGATTGCTGCAAAAGGCGGGAGAACAATCACAAATTGCGCGCGTCATCCGGTTTACAAGCCTTCGACAGGTACAAGAACAATTAGATGTCCTGAAAGCCTATCTTTATGAAGCAATCGAGGTGGAAAAAGCAAACCTAAAAGTAGCACGTAAACCCATTGGGGAATACGAGATTCCAGAAGAACTGCAAGCAAAATTTACCCTTTTTCCGGCATTCGAGGATGCTTTTCGTGCCTTAACACCCGGACGACAAAGGGGCTATTTAATTCATTTTGCATCTGCAAAACAAGCCCAAACCCGCGCAACCCGTATAGACAAATACATGCCCAAAATCATGCAGGGCAAAGGGATGATGGATTGA